The genomic window ACCAGCGCGGTGGTTCCGCCCACCGCCGCCGCGGCCAGTTGCGTCAGCGAGTCGTCGGAGCCCGCGATGAGCGCCGCGACCACGGCGCCCGCGGCCGGGCGCACCACGGTGTGCAGCGTGTCCCAGAACGTGTCGAGGTACGGGACCTTGTCGGCCACCGCCTCGATGAGGAACAGCACCGCGGCCGCGATCAGAACGTCGGTGCGCTGCAGGCCCTCCGGCACCTCGTCGGAAAGCCCTGTGACGCCGAACAAGCCGAACAAGAGCACCACGGCGTAGGCGTTGATACCGCTGGCCCAGCCCGCGGTGAAGATCAAGGGGAGCAGGGACACACTTCGATCCTAGGCGTGGGCGGCGCACTCCTTCTTGGCCGCGCGGCCTCGGCCGCCGCCGCGCCACCCAACTGATCGCAGCCGCCTCTCCTCGACAGCAGCGCCCGATGCCAGACGCCTTCGCGGTGCCCCGCACTCACCGCAGGGCCGCGCGTCCTCGGACCTTGCCGAGCAGTACCAGCGCCACCAGCGTGACCACCGCCAATACCGTCGTCCCCGCCGCCGCGTCGAACACGTCCCCTCGATCGGTCTGCCCGAAAATGGTGACCGGCAGGGTGCGCCAAGTGGCGGGATAAACCATGATGGTCGCACCCAATTCGCCCATCGACAGCGCGATCGCCAGTCCCGCCGCCGCGCCCAGCGCGGGCAGCAGGAGCGGAAGAGTCACCTGACACAGCACCCGGACAGGCCCGGCCCCAAGGGATTCGGCGGCCTGCCGATAATCCGGGTCGAGGCGGTCGAGCGCGGCCGACACCGCGCTGAACGCGTAGGCCAGCACCAGCACCGCGTGCGCCACGATGACGATCCACTTGGAACCGCCCAGCAGCAACGGCCGCTCGTTGAACGCGATCAGCACGCCGAGGCCGATGGCGACCGACGGCACCGCCACCGGCAGGTGGAACACGGCGTCGGTGAGTCTGCGACACCACGTCGGCGCCTCGCGCGCGGCGAGCGCGGCCCACGTGCCGACGATCAAGGCGAAGGCTCCGGCCAGCAGCGCGGTCTGCAAGCTCACCGAGAGGCTCGCCGCCTCCTCACCCGACAGCGCCTGCCGGAAGTTGGCGAGGCCGAGATCCGAAGGGAGCGGACCGGTCCAGCTACCGGCCAGCGCCGCGGCGACGACGGTCGCGATCGGCGCGACGAACACGATCGTGACGACCAGACCGAACACCGTCAGCAGCACCGCCCGGCCGGTTCGGCTCCACACCAGCATGGTCACTGTCCTTTCCGCGCCGTGACGCGCGCGAAGACGAATCGGTAGGCGGCGTACAGCGTCAGCGAGAGCGCTACCTGCACCGAAGCCAGCACCGCCGCGCCCGGCAGGTCGAAGGTGACGATGCCGCGGGTGTAGATCAGCGCGGGCAGCGTCAGCACGCCTTTGGCGCCGGTGAACAGCACGATGCCGAACTCGTTGAGCGTCAACAAGAGCACGAGGCTGCCGCCCGCCGCCATGGCGGGCCAGGCCTCCGGGAGGACGACTTGGCGCAGCACCCGCCACGGTGAAGCGCCGAGACTGGCCGCCACGTCGAGCTGTTCGCGCGGCAGCCGGGCGAACGCGGCGAGCAGCGGACGTACCACGAAGGGCGTGAAGAAGGTGATCTCGGCGGCGATCACGCCGAGCGGGGTGTCGAGGAAGTTCAGCAGGGGAGTGTCGCGGCCGGTGATCTCGGCGATCAGCGCGTTGACCGCGCCCGCGGTGCCGTAGAGGAAGGTGAACGCGAGCGTCACGAGGAACGACGGCAGCGTGAGCACGGTGTCGATCAGCCTGCCGACCACCGCCGAACCAGGAAACGGTACGAACGCCAGCACGATGGCGAGGAACGCGCCGAGCATCAGGCACCCCGCGGTCGAGGCGAACGCGATGGAAACGGTGCGCCACAGCGCGTTCCGGAACGATTCCGAACCCAGCACCGAGGACCACACCTCGGTCCCGCGCCCGTCCGAGGTGACCGTCGACTCGGTGAGCACCCGCAGGATCGGATATCCGGCGACCAGGAGAACCAGGAGCACCGGCGGCAGCGTCCACAGCACCGCGCGCCACCGCCGCCTGGCGGCGTCCGGTGCCGGTGGTTCGACGCTGTCCACCGGACGTTCGAGCAGCACCGCGCTCATGCCGATACGTCCGTCGCGTGGTCGTTCGGTGCGACGGTGGACGATTCGGCGCCGACCGGGCGGGGGATGAGCACACCCGCCGGATCGGGAAACCGCGCGCCGACCGCGGAGCCCGGGGCGGCCACGAAGTGGCCCGACACGTCGACCGCGATCGGATCGGGCAATCCCTCCACATCGACCTCGAGCCGCGTCGACGCCCCGCGCCACACACTCGACACCACCGTGCCGCGCAGCGCGTTGCGATCGGACAACTCGCCGATCGTCACGGTATGCGGCCGAATACACAGCAGCGCAGCCGAATCCGGGTCCAACGCGAGTCTGCCGACGCCGGGCTCCGGCGCTCGGGCGCGCAGCGTGTGCGACCCAGCGGTGACCAGCGCCGTGCCGCCGGAAACGCGATTCACCGTGCACGGCACGAGATTCGCCCCGCCGAGGAACGCGGCGGTGAAATCGCTGGGCGGCCGCTGCCAAAGATTCTCGGCGGTGTCCACGTCGACCAGGCGGGCGTCGCGCATGACCGCGATCCGGTCGGCGAGTGCCAGCGCCTCGGCCTGATCGTGGGTGACGTACAGCATCGCGGTGTCCGGCAACGCTTCCCGTAACTGCCGCAACTCACCCAGCATCGTCTGGCGCAGCTGGGCGTCGAGCGCCGCGAGCGGCTCGTCGAGCAGCAACACCTTGGGCCGGATGGCGAGCGCCCTGGCGATGGCCACGCGCTGCTGCTGCCCGCCGGACAGCTCGCGCGGCAGCCGCTTGCCGTACTCGGCCATGCCGACCATGGTCAGCGCCTCGGTCACCCGCTCCGCGATGACGTCGCGCGGCACGCGATGCGCTTTCAGCCCGAAGGCCACATTGCCGTGCACGGTCATGTGCGGGAACAGCGCGTAGGACTGCACCACCACGCCGATGCCGCGCTTGGCCGGTGACAGATTCGTGACGTCGCGCCCGGCCAGCCGGACCGCGCCCGAGGTCGGCCGGACGAACCCGGCCAGCGCCTTGAGCGCGGTCGACTTGCCCGAGCCGCTGGGTCCGAGCAGCGCGACGGTCTCGCCCGCGGCGACGCGCAAGGTGAAATCGGCCAGTGCGACGGTGGACTTGCGGCCGGTTCCGTACCGGACGCCGACCCGGTCGAACACGATGGCGGGTTCGCTGTCGGCTTCGTGGCGGACAGTCGTTGTGGCGGTGGACGTTTCGGTGAGCGTGTCGCCGGGGGTCATGTCAGCCTCCGATGGCCTTCTCGTACGCGGCTACGTCGTCGTTCAGGTCGGCGAGGACCTTCGTCCAGTCCGGGCGCACGATCTGTACGCCCTGCAACAGCGCGGCCGGGCTCGGTCCGGAGCCGATGGCGGGGGCGTAGGCCAGATCGGTGCGGGCCGAGACGGCGAACGCGTCCGGGCCGAGCGTCTGCTGCACTTCCTTGCTGAGCAGGTAGTCCATCAACTTCTTGGCGGCCTCCGCGTGCGGGGCGCCCTTCGCAAGACCCATGAAGTAGGGCAGCGCGACGGTGTGCTTGGCGCCGTCGGCCGAGGCCGGGAAGAAGATGCCGAACTTCGAGCCCTTCGAGGTGATCGATTCCATGTTCATCTGGATGTCGCCGTTGGCGATCAGCAGCTCGCCCTTGTCGACCTTCGGTTGCAGCTTGCCGGTGGACGCCGACGGGCCGACATTGTTGACCTGCAACCGCTTCAAGTACTCCAGCGCGCCGTCCTTGCCGCGCAACTGTTGCAGCAGGATCAGCACGGCGGTGCCGTCACCGGCCTGTCCCGGCGTCGAATACTGGAGTTTGCCTTTGTATTCCGGCTTCAGCAGGTCGTCCCAGGTGAGCTTCGAAGCGTCGACGGAGCTGTTGGCGATGAAGTTCAGGTAGTTGCCCGCCAGGCTGACGAACCTGCCGTTCGGGTCCTTCTCCGTGGCGGGGTAGGCCGAGGTGTCGATGCCCAGCGGCTGCAAAAGCCCTGCGGCGTCGGCTTTCTGGATGAACGGCGGCAGCGTGACCACCACGTCGGCCTGCGGGTTGGACTGCTCCTTCTCGAGGCGGTTGACCACCTCGCCGGAGCCCGCCGCGACGACGTTCACCGCGATGCCGGTCTCGGAGCGGAACTTCTCGAAATGGGTCTGGTACCAGGCGTCGAGGCCGTCGGCGGAGTAGACGGTGACCGTCTGCCCGTCGGAGCCGCCGGAACCCGTGCCGCCGCAGGCCGCGGTCAGGGCGACCGCGGTGGCGGTGACGACCAGCAGGGCGGTCCTGGACAGGACGCGGGACAGGCGCGTGGGGGAAGTACGCACGGTGAGAGCAACTTTCGCTTGGTGGTGTCGATGGTCGAAGGGACGGGACTCAGGTGTGCTCGGCGCGGATCAGTTCGGCGAATTCGACGACCGAGGGCAGCACGTGGGTGGCGCCCGCGGCACGCAGCCGCCGTTCGTCGTGCGCGCCGGTCAACGCGCCCGCGACGATGCGCGCGCCCGCGGACCGGCCGGTGGCGATGTCGCTGGTGGTGTCGCCGAGCACAGCGACACGGTCGACGGCATCGACACGCAGGCTCAGCAGCGCGGTGAGCACCATGTCGGGGTAGGGGCGGCCGCGACCGGCGTCGGAAGGCGCGAGGGTCAGATCGGCGATGTCCCGCCAGCCCAGCGCGTCGAGCAGCCGGTCCTGGGTGCTCCGGCTGAAGCCGGTGGTCAGCGCGACCCGCACACCGGCGTCACGGAGCGTCGAGATCGCCTCGGCCGCACCGGGTATGGGTGCGATGTCGACCTCGCCGATCAGGGCGTCGTAGTGGTCCTCGAAGGCGCGGTTGGCGGTCTGCGCGCGTTCCTCGTCGCCGAGCAGCGCACGGAACACGGCGATCTTGGACTGTCCCATGGTGTCCAGCACGTAGCGGCGGGCCTGTTCGCGCCGCGGCCCTTCGGTTTCCATGCCCGCGGCCGTCGCCGCCGCTTCGAAGGCGCGCAGCACCAGGCCGCCGTCGGCGACGGTGGTTCCCGCCATGTCGAGCACCGCAAGCTGAATGGTGTTGTCCGGCATCGTGTCTCCTTCAGAGGCCGAGCAGATCGGCGGTTTCCTCGCCGAGGGCGGGGCCGAGGGTCATGCCGCGGCCGCCGGGGCCGGTGATCACCCAGACGTGCTGGTCGGCCTCGGCTCGGGTGACGATCGCGGCGGGGTCGACGTTCTGGCTGTACACCCCGGCCCACCGACGCACGATCGGCGGCAGCTTGCGGCCGAGCAGTTCCTCGGTGACGGAGGTGAGGTGCTCGTAGGGCGCCTCGTCCACGTCGAAGGCGAACGGCTCGGTGTATTCGTGGGTGTCGCCGATCGTGAGTCCGCCGTGCAGGCGCTGCACACACAGCAGCTGCATCCGGTGCTCGGCCGCGGTGGCGGTCTGGGACTGCTCGCGTTCGAGCGCGTCCACCTCCGGGCCCGCGAAGCCGGGGTAGTAGCGGAAGCTGTCGCCGTCGGCGACGGCGGTGGTCAGCGGCTCGCCGAGCGGCGCCGTCTGCATCATCTGGAGCCGGACCCGGCGCACGGGGATCGCGCCGACCAGTTCCCTGGTCAGCCCGGTGTGCGCGGCGCCGGGGCAGACCAGCACCAGGTCGGCGGTGAAGGCGCGGCCTTGGTCATCGAGAACTGTTGCGCCGGAGCCGGTGTCGGTGACGGATCGGGCTTCGGTACCGGCGTGGAACGAATAGCGTTCGGAGGCCGCGAGATAGGCGCGCAGCGCGGGCAGCGCCTGCCGCGACTCCACGGCGGCGTCGGTCGAGCAGTGCAGTCCGGCCAGATACTTGCCGCGCAGCGCGGGGTTGATCGCGCGCACCCGCTCCGGCTCGAGCAGTTCGAATCCGCGAGCCTCGGCGCTGTCGCTCGCCGCCGCCGCGCTCGCCACCGCCAGTTCCTCGGGGGTGCGCACCAGCGTGATGGACCCGGCCGGCCGGAAACCGACGCCGGGGACCTTGCCGCCGAGCTCCTCCCAGAGCTCGCGCGACCGCAAGGTCAGGTCGAGCTCCGTCGCCGACCGCCCGGACACCCACACCAGCCCGAAGTTGCGCACCGTCGCGCCACGCGCCTCGGGCTCGCGCTCCAGCTGTACGACCTCGTGTCCGCGGCGGACCGCGGCAAGGGCGTGGGCGGTGCCGAGAATTCCACCTCCGATGATGACCACTCGCATGGGTCCCATGGTGGGCAATGGTCTAGACCGATGGGTATTGCCCGTGCGAACGCTGGGTTAACAATTGGTATAGACCAATTGCGGGTAGGCTGTCGGGCATGGAAGCAACGGAGGTGACGCGCGGTCGGCGCGGCGAGACATCCGGCGCGAGCACCGAATTGGTCCTTCCGGAGCGCTTGCCGAAGTCGTATCGGGTGCGCACCGAACTGGAGGGGATGATCGACGAGCTGGCCGAGGGTGATCCGGTGCCCTCGGAGCGCGAACTCGCCGTGCGATTCGAGGTCGCCAGGGAAACCGTCCGGCAGGCGCTTCGAGACCTCTTGGTGGAAGGGCGGATTCGGCGGCAGGGGCGCGGAACGGTGGTCTCCCGGCCGAAGATGGTGCAGCCGCTGTCGCTGCGTTCCTATACCGAAGGCGCGCTGAGTCTGGGCCGGGTGCCTGGACGCATCCTGGTCACCTGGGAGGACGTCCCCGCCGACGCCGACACCGCGGGCGATCTCGGGCTGACCCCGGGCACGTCGGTCATGCACCTGGAGCGAGTACTGCTCGCCGACGGCGAGCGCATCGGATTGGAGAGCACCTTCCTTCCGCTGTCGCGTTTCGCCGGACTCCGCGACAGCTACGACCCCACCACCTCCCTCTACGCGGCCGTGCGCGCCTCGGGCGTGGAATTCGGCGCAGCCACCGAACGCATCGAGACGGTGCTCGCGTCCCCGCGCGAGGCCGCCCTGCTCGAATGCACGACGGCGCTGCCGCTCCTGCTGCTGCACCGGCGCAGCGTCGACGACGACGGCGCGCCCATCGAACGAGTACGCGCCCTCTACCGCGGCGACCGAATCGCTTTCGAAGCCCGGCTGTCGAAGTAGCCGGTCAGCGGAGTTGGGGCGCCACCTTCTCGCCGAGTAGTTCGATGGTGCGCAGCACCTTCTCGTGGGGCAGCGTGCCGACGCTGGTGTGCAGCATGAATCGGTCGAGGCCGAGGGTGTCGCGGACGCCGGCGATCTTCTCGGCGACGTAGTCCGGCGTTCCGACGAACAGCGAGCCGCTCTGCGAACGCAGCGCGTCGAACTGCGCGCGTGTCATCGGACCCCAGCCGCGCTCGCGGCCGATGGTGCTCATGGCCAGCGCGTACGGCTGATAGAAGTCGGCGACGGCCGCTTCGTCGGTGTCGGCCACGTAACCGTGCGCGTGCACCGCCACCGGCTGCCGCTCGTGGCCGCCCTCGGCCAGCGCCCGGTGATACAGATCGACCAGCGGCTGGAAGCGCGCGGGCTGGCCGCCGATGATCGCGATGGCCAGCGGCAGGCCGAGCAGCCCGGCGCGGATCACCGATTCCGGACTGCCACCAACCGCGATCCACACCGGAAGCGGCCGGTCCTCGGTGCGCGGATAGACCACCGCGTCGCGTAGCGGGGCGCGGAACTTCCCGGACCAGGTGACGGGCGCGTCCTCGCGCAGGCGCAACAGCAGCGCCAGCTTCTCCTCGAACAGCTCGTCGTAATCGGCCAGGTCGTAGCCGAACAGCGGGAACGACTCGGTGAACGAGCCGCGGCCCGCCATCAACTCGGCGCGCCCGCCCGACAGGCCGTCCAGCGTCGCGAAGTCCTGGTACACGCGGACCGGGTCGTCGGAGCTGAGCACGGTGACCGCGCTGGTCAGCTGGATGCGCTCGGTGCGCGCCGCGATCGCCGCGAGCACGACCGCGGGCGACGATGCGGCGAAGTCCTTGCGGTGGTGCTCGCCGACGCCGTACACGTCCAGGCCGGCGCGCTCGGTCGTCACCGCCTCCTCGACCACCTCGCGCAGCCGCTGTGCGGCGCTCGGCGCGGGCCGGTCGCCCGCCGGATACAGCTCGGCGAACGTCGTCAGTCCCAGTTCCACAGCTCTAGTCCTCTTCCTGAGTAGTTGCCCAGATAAACGGACTGCGGTCCGGTCCTATTCCGTCCCGGCGCGGGCGGACGGGTGCCGCCGACGGGGTGCGGATAGTCTTGTCCCATGTCCGTGCGTACCCGTAAGCCCCTCGTTCCCGGCACGCTCTCGCCCACCCGGGAGGTGCCGCGCTCCATCGAGCGACCGGAGTACGCCTGGAAGAAGACCGTCAACGAGGGGCGCGAGCCCTGGGTGCAGACGCCGGAGACCATCGAGAAGATGCGCGTCGCGGGCAAGATCGCGGCGCAGGCGCTCGAGGAGGCCGGTAAGGCGGTGGCGCCCGGCGTCACCACCGACGAACTGGACCGTATCGCCCACGAATTCCTCTGCGACCACGGCGCGTATCCGTCGACGCTGGGCTACAAGGGATTTCCGAAGTCCTGCTGCACCTCGCTGAACGAGGTGATCTGCCACGGCATTCCGGACTCCACCGTGATCGAGGACGGCGACATCGTCAACATCGACGTCACCGCCTACATCGACGGCGTGCACGGCGACACCAACAAGACCTTCCTCGCCGGTGACGTCGACGAGGAGGTCCGGCTGCTGGTGGAACGGACCGAGGAGGCCACCATGCGGGCCATCAAGGCGGTTCGTCCGGGCCGGGCGCTCAACGTGATCGGGCGCGTCATCGAGTCCTACGCCAACCGGTTCGGCTACGGCGTGGTGCGTGACTTCACCGGCCACGGCGTCGGCCCCACCTTCCACAGCGGCCTGGTGATCCTGCACTACGACCAGCCCGCCGTGGAGTCGATCATCGAGCCGGGCATGACCTTCACCATCGAGCCGATGATCAACCTCGGCGGCATCGACTACGAAATCTGGGACGACGGCTGGACCGTGGTCACCAAGGATCGCAAGTGGACCGCGCAGTTCGAGCACACCCTGGTCGTCACCGAGACCGGCGCGGAAATCCTCACCCTGCCGTGAGCGTCCGGCGCGGCCCTGCTCTCCTCGGCCGGGAGCGGACGCGATGAAGGGCGCGCTGCTCGTCGCGGGCACCACC from Nocardia bhagyanarayanae includes these protein-coding regions:
- a CDS encoding phosphonatase-like hydrolase codes for the protein MPDNTIQLAVLDMAGTTVADGGLVLRAFEAAATAAGMETEGPRREQARRYVLDTMGQSKIAVFRALLGDEERAQTANRAFEDHYDALIGEVDIAPIPGAAEAISTLRDAGVRVALTTGFSRSTQDRLLDALGWRDIADLTLAPSDAGRGRPYPDMVLTALLSLRVDAVDRVAVLGDTTSDIATGRSAGARIVAGALTGAHDERRLRAAGATHVLPSVVEFAELIRAEHT
- a CDS encoding GntR family transcriptional regulator, whose translation is MEATEVTRGRRGETSGASTELVLPERLPKSYRVRTELEGMIDELAEGDPVPSERELAVRFEVARETVRQALRDLLVEGRIRRQGRGTVVSRPKMVQPLSLRSYTEGALSLGRVPGRILVTWEDVPADADTAGDLGLTPGTSVMHLERVLLADGERIGLESTFLPLSRFAGLRDSYDPTTSLYAAVRASGVEFGAATERIETVLASPREAALLECTTALPLLLLHRRSVDDDGAPIERVRALYRGDRIAFEARLSK
- a CDS encoding ABC transporter ATP-binding protein, whose translation is MTPGDTLTETSTATTTVRHEADSEPAIVFDRVGVRYGTGRKSTVALADFTLRVAAGETVALLGPSGSGKSTALKALAGFVRPTSGAVRLAGRDVTNLSPAKRGIGVVVQSYALFPHMTVHGNVAFGLKAHRVPRDVIAERVTEALTMVGMAEYGKRLPRELSGGQQQRVAIARALAIRPKVLLLDEPLAALDAQLRQTMLGELRQLREALPDTAMLYVTHDQAEALALADRIAVMRDARLVDVDTAENLWQRPPSDFTAAFLGGANLVPCTVNRVSGGTALVTAGSHTLRARAPEPGVGRLALDPDSAALLCIRPHTVTIGELSDRNALRGTVVSSVWRGASTRLEVDVEGLPDPIAVDVSGHFVAAPGSAVGARFPDPAGVLIPRPVGAESSTVAPNDHATDVSA
- a CDS encoding TIGR03364 family FAD-dependent oxidoreductase yields the protein MRVVIIGGGILGTAHALAAVRRGHEVVQLEREPEARGATVRNFGLVWVSGRSATELDLTLRSRELWEELGGKVPGVGFRPAGSITLVRTPEELAVASAAAASDSAEARGFELLEPERVRAINPALRGKYLAGLHCSTDAAVESRQALPALRAYLAASERYSFHAGTEARSVTDTGSGATVLDDQGRAFTADLVLVCPGAAHTGLTRELVGAIPVRRVRLQMMQTAPLGEPLTTAVADGDSFRYYPGFAGPEVDALEREQSQTATAAEHRMQLLCVQRLHGGLTIGDTHEYTEPFAFDVDEAPYEHLTSVTEELLGRKLPPIVRRWAGVYSQNVDPAAIVTRAEADQHVWVITGPGGRGMTLGPALGEETADLLGL
- a CDS encoding 2-aminoethylphosphonate ABC transporter permease subunit, which gives rise to MSAVLLERPVDSVEPPAPDAARRRWRAVLWTLPPVLLVLLVAGYPILRVLTESTVTSDGRGTEVWSSVLGSESFRNALWRTVSIAFASTAGCLMLGAFLAIVLAFVPFPGSAVVGRLIDTVLTLPSFLVTLAFTFLYGTAGAVNALIAEITGRDTPLLNFLDTPLGVIAAEITFFTPFVVRPLLAAFARLPREQLDVAASLGASPWRVLRQVVLPEAWPAMAAGGSLVLLLTLNEFGIVLFTGAKGVLTLPALIYTRGIVTFDLPGAAVLASVQVALSLTLYAAYRFVFARVTARKGQ
- a CDS encoding ABC transporter permease, which translates into the protein MLVWSRTGRAVLLTVFGLVVTIVFVAPIATVVAAALAGSWTGPLPSDLGLANFRQALSGEEAASLSVSLQTALLAGAFALIVGTWAALAAREAPTWCRRLTDAVFHLPVAVPSVAIGLGVLIAFNERPLLLGGSKWIVIVAHAVLVLAYAFSAVSAALDRLDPDYRQAAESLGAGPVRVLCQVTLPLLLPALGAAAGLAIALSMGELGATIMVYPATWRTLPVTIFGQTDRGDVFDAAAGTTVLAVVTLVALVLLGKVRGRAALR
- a CDS encoding 2-aminoethylphosphonate ABC transporter substrate-binding protein; translated protein: MRTSPTRLSRVLSRTALLVVTATAVALTAACGGTGSGGSDGQTVTVYSADGLDAWYQTHFEKFRSETGIAVNVVAAGSGEVVNRLEKEQSNPQADVVVTLPPFIQKADAAGLLQPLGIDTSAYPATEKDPNGRFVSLAGNYLNFIANSSVDASKLTWDDLLKPEYKGKLQYSTPGQAGDGTAVLILLQQLRGKDGALEYLKRLQVNNVGPSASTGKLQPKVDKGELLIANGDIQMNMESITSKGSKFGIFFPASADGAKHTVALPYFMGLAKGAPHAEAAKKLMDYLLSKEVQQTLGPDAFAVSARTDLAYAPAIGSGPSPAALLQGVQIVRPDWTKVLADLNDDVAAYEKAIGG
- a CDS encoding DUF4126 domain-containing protein, with the translated sequence MSLLPLIFTAGWASGINAYAVVLLFGLFGVTGLSDEVPEGLQRTDVLIAAAVLFLIEAVADKVPYLDTFWDTLHTVVRPAAGAVVAALIAGSDDSLTQLAAAAVGGTTALVSHLVKAGLRMAINTSPEPASNIVTSAVEDIAVAGVVTLAIFHPVTAAFVAGSFLLIGLVSVVLLASRIRRYRRRRRERRRAGRVAAAGNRA
- a CDS encoding LLM class flavin-dependent oxidoreductase; this encodes MELGLTTFAELYPAGDRPAPSAAQRLREVVEEAVTTERAGLDVYGVGEHHRKDFAASSPAVVLAAIAARTERIQLTSAVTVLSSDDPVRVYQDFATLDGLSGGRAELMAGRGSFTESFPLFGYDLADYDELFEEKLALLLRLREDAPVTWSGKFRAPLRDAVVYPRTEDRPLPVWIAVGGSPESVIRAGLLGLPLAIAIIGGQPARFQPLVDLYHRALAEGGHERQPVAVHAHGYVADTDEAAVADFYQPYALAMSTIGRERGWGPMTRAQFDALRSQSGSLFVGTPDYVAEKIAGVRDTLGLDRFMLHTSVGTLPHEKVLRTIELLGEKVAPQLR
- the map gene encoding type I methionyl aminopeptidase — encoded protein: MSVRTRKPLVPGTLSPTREVPRSIERPEYAWKKTVNEGREPWVQTPETIEKMRVAGKIAAQALEEAGKAVAPGVTTDELDRIAHEFLCDHGAYPSTLGYKGFPKSCCTSLNEVICHGIPDSTVIEDGDIVNIDVTAYIDGVHGDTNKTFLAGDVDEEVRLLVERTEEATMRAIKAVRPGRALNVIGRVIESYANRFGYGVVRDFTGHGVGPTFHSGLVILHYDQPAVESIIEPGMTFTIEPMINLGGIDYEIWDDGWTVVTKDRKWTAQFEHTLVVTETGAEILTLP